One segment of Rosa chinensis cultivar Old Blush chromosome 6, RchiOBHm-V2, whole genome shotgun sequence DNA contains the following:
- the LOC112173259 gene encoding probable E3 ubiquitin-protein ligase ARI7 translates to MKRESSSGSSASEDSSYLKEEVNVDSDDDSNYLEGGNSDANVFSGEGQSPRQGYTLLREEEIGQLQEDDIVGVSTVLSISKSAACFLLCHFSWRVNRLKDEWFSDEDKVRETAGLLRKPVFLHRLGSVNCGICFDDYDYSCDELAGGTIFSAACGHPFCKDCWTGYISTSINDGPGCLMLRCPEPSCTAAVDLDLIRNVLKNQHDHEIERYKRYLLRSYVEKHKQMKWCPAPDCEYAVKVFDEDLTGNGSCYDVSCSCSNSFCWNCVEEVHSPVQCDTVGKWILKNKDDSQNAQWIVVNTKPCPKCKTPIEKNNGCNHMRCSPPCGHHFCWLCLGPLGCKCNSFNRAANQNAKKEESQSERERKRLKMSLERYNHYYVRWANNQASKKKAVESLHKAQTVYIVKLASKPIPFLTKTNDFEFIIEAWKQIIECRQVIKWTYAYGYYIPEETKYDKKRQLFEYLQGQAEHSLERLHQCAETEVIGFVKDWAPLEKFPDFRLKLIQLTNVTGTYFKKLVTALENGLSEVETS, encoded by the coding sequence ATGAAAAGGGAGAGCAGCAGTGGAAGTAGTGCTAGCGAGGACTCCAGTTATCTTAAAGAAGAAGTAAATGTGGACTCTGACGACGACTCAAATTATCTTGAAGGAGGAAACTCGGATGCCAATGTGTTCTCTGGGGAGGGTCAGTCTCCACGGCAGGGTTATACTTTactgagagaagaagaaattggcCAACTTCAGGAGGATGATATTGTAGGAGTGTCTACTGTCCTGTCCATATCGAAATCCGCTGCATGCTTCCTACTATGTCACTTTAGTTGGAGGGTCAATAGACTGAAGGACGAATGGTTTTCTGATGAAGACAAAGTCCGGGAAACAGCAGGCTTGTTGAGGAAGCCGGTGTTCCTGCATCGATTAGGTAGTGTCAATTGCGGAATATGTTTTGATGACTATGACTATTCATGCGATGAATTAGCCGGTGGTACCATTTTCTCAGCTGCTTGTGGTCATCCTTTTTGTAAAGATTGTTGGACAGGTTATATTAGCACATCGATTAACGATGGTCCAGGATGTTTGATGCTGAGATGTCCTGAACCATCTTGTACTGCAGCAGTTGATCTGGATTTGATCCGAAATGTGTTGAAAAACCAACATGATCACGAGATTGAGAGGTATAAGCGCTACCTTTTGAGATCTTATGTCGAAAAGCATAAGCAGATGAAGTGGTGCCCTGCTCCTGACTGTGAGTATGCTGTCAAAGTGTTTGATGAAGATTTGACTGGAAATGGAAGCTGTTATGATGTTTCTTGCAGCTGCTCAAATAGCTTCTGCTGGAATTGTGTTGAGGAGGTTCATAGTCCTGTTCAGTGCGACACTGTGGGAAAGTGGATCTTGAAGAACAAGGATGATTCCCAGAATGCACAATGGATAGTGGTTAATACTAAGCCCTGTCCCAAGTGCAAAACACCGATTGAGAAGAACAATGGGTGTAATCACATGAGGTGCAGTCCGCCTTGTGGGCATCACTTTTGCTGGTTATGCCTCGGGCCACTTGGTTGCAAGTGCAATAGTTTCAATCGAGCTGCAAACCAAAATGCAAAGAAGGAGGAGAGTCAGAGTGAAAGGGAGAGGAAGAGGCTAAAGATGAGTTTAGAGAGATACAATCATTATTATGTGCGCTGGGCAAACAATCAAGCTTCAAAGAAAAAGGCAGTTGAGTCATTGCATAAGGCGCAAACAGTGTACATCGTGAAACTTGCTAGCAAACCAATTCCCTTTCTTACCAAGACTAATGATTTCGAGTTCATTATAGAGGCATGGAAACAGATAATTGAATGTAGGCAGGTGATCAAATGGACCTATGCATATGGTTATTACATACCCGAGGAAACTAAATATGACAAGAAGCGGCAGCTGTTTGAGTACTTGCAGGGCCAAGCAGAGCACAGCCTGGAGAGGCTTCACCAATGTGCCGAGACTGAAGTGATAGGGTTTGTCAAGGATTGGGCCCCGTTGGAAAAGTTCCCGGACTTCCGTCTAAAGCTCATACAATTGACAAATGTGACCGGTACTTATTTTAAGAAGCTGGTTACAGCCCTGGAGAATGGCCTCTCGGAGGTGGAGACTAGCTAG